The Pieris brassicae chromosome 6, ilPieBrab1.1, whole genome shotgun sequence genome window below encodes:
- the LOC123711086 gene encoding uncharacterized protein LOC123711086 has product MDLNSNNLDNFAWSKLEYDSDAERDPKKCEKLHWNPDNTMKLIKSLERECKELWDTTHPLNKVKRARQLKVEYLANIFATSPEEISRKIHNLRTQFNNELRKIKRKTGSPEASGWEYFEALAFLRPTPADPLETVVAVNTEPAEFQTIEELRVSSAAQSPNTVRPSISHIPSSYYDSRIPPPMSPVWRKQYEPRIHTAPAPDECQIFGDFVASELRLLRSMDSRKKLKRIIQRAIIQMGEEDDQS; this is encoded by the exons ATGGATTTAAATTCGAATAACTTGGATAATTTCGCTTGGTCCAAATTAGAGTACGACTCTGACGCCGAGAGGGATCCTAAGAAATGTGAAAAGCTGCATTGGAATCCCGATAATACTATGAAATTGATAAAATCTTTGGAACGCGAATGCAAGGAGTTGTGGGACACCACTCACCCGTTAAATAAAGTCAAAAGGGCGCGACAATTGAAAGTGGAATACTTAGCAAATATATTTGCAACGTCGCCGGAGGAAATAAGTCGAAAGATTCATAATTTGCGGACACAATTCAATAACGAACTGAGGAAGATAAAGCGAAAGACCGGATCTCCCGAAGCGAGTGGGTGGGAGTACTTTGAGGCCTTGGCGTTTCTGCGTCCGACCCCTGCAGACCCCCTCGAAACAGTGGTAGCTGTTAATACAGAG CCGGCTGAATTCCAAACTATTGAAGAGTTGCGAGTTTCATCAGCTGCACAGTCTCCAAATACCGTAAGACCGAGCATCTCACACATACCCTCGTCATACTATGATAGTCGAATACCTCCGCCCATGAGCCCTGTGTGGAGAAAACAGTACGAACCCAGAATACATACAGCTCCTGCACCCGATGAATGTCAG ATATTCGGTGACTTCGTAGCCTCTGAGTTGCGCTTACTCCGTTCCATGGACAGCCGTAAGAAGCTTAAGAGAATTATTCAACGTGCCATAATCCAAATGGGAGAAGAAGATGACCAGTCTTAG